A genomic segment from Actinoplanes sichuanensis encodes:
- a CDS encoding universal stress protein: MSSPTVTPVVVGVSGSAAGLRAVETAAREAGTRGLPLRLVHALRYRHGVIDQARSAGDLLRQARDIALATTPGLWTTIELIEGDPVTGLLRLSHRAALTVIGDGNLDEHVCLPREATAVQVAARAHGTVQVVRGAAGPLGPVLAGVSGTVTSAPVLERAFEAAAARGVDLHVVHVGEVTHRMRVLEDVIMSRAFAFGVVARLDVTPGDPAAVLRRRARDASLVVVGARGESPYHGLLGSVTQTLLHHARGPVVVVRAPRTAPIRRVAELAGLA, from the coding sequence ATGAGTTCCCCGACAGTGACACCGGTCGTCGTCGGCGTCAGTGGATCCGCGGCCGGCCTGCGCGCGGTCGAGACGGCCGCCCGGGAAGCCGGCACGCGGGGGCTTCCGCTGCGGCTGGTGCACGCGCTGCGCTATCGGCACGGGGTGATCGACCAGGCGCGTTCGGCCGGTGACCTGCTGCGACAGGCCCGCGACATCGCGCTCGCCACCACGCCGGGACTGTGGACGACGATCGAACTGATCGAGGGCGACCCGGTCACCGGGCTCCTGCGGTTGTCCCACCGGGCGGCGCTGACCGTGATCGGCGACGGGAACCTCGACGAGCACGTCTGCCTGCCCCGCGAGGCGACGGCCGTGCAGGTGGCGGCCCGCGCCCACGGCACCGTCCAGGTGGTCCGGGGTGCGGCCGGGCCGCTCGGACCGGTGCTGGCCGGAGTCAGCGGGACGGTCACGTCGGCGCCGGTGCTGGAGCGGGCGTTCGAGGCAGCCGCCGCCCGGGGTGTGGACCTGCACGTCGTCCACGTGGGTGAGGTGACCCACCGGATGCGGGTGCTCGAGGACGTGATCATGTCGCGGGCGTTCGCCTTCGGGGTCGTCGCGCGGCTCGACGTGACGCCCGGCGACCCGGCCGCGGTGCTTCGTCGCCGTGCACGGGACGCGTCGCTGGTCGTGGTGGGTGCGCGGGGCGAGTCGCCGTACCACGGACTGCTCGGCTCGGTGACCCAGACGCTGCTGCATCATGCCCGCGGCCCGGTGGTCGTGGTCCGCGCCCCGCGGACCGCGCCGATCCGGCGGGTCGCGGAGCTCGCGGGATTGGCCTGA
- a CDS encoding Lrp/AsnC family transcriptional regulator has translation MTETANMDRLDEQIVDELQRDARIPLRDLAQIVGAAPSTCSERIRRLEQRGVITGFRAEVSLSALGRRVQALVSAQVRPLSADVIDTFEREALAMPEVMAVYVLAGGDDFLLHVGAGSIEDLHFFLVDKLSRRREVISFRTSTIFRHARNQTLTRLR, from the coding sequence ATGACGGAAACAGCGAACATGGATCGACTCGACGAGCAGATCGTGGACGAACTCCAGCGGGACGCCCGGATCCCGTTGCGGGACCTGGCCCAGATCGTCGGCGCCGCGCCGTCGACGTGTTCGGAACGGATCCGGCGGCTGGAGCAGCGTGGTGTCATCACCGGGTTCCGGGCCGAGGTCAGCCTGTCCGCGCTCGGTCGGCGGGTGCAGGCGCTGGTGTCGGCGCAGGTGCGCCCGCTCAGCGCCGACGTGATCGACACGTTCGAGCGGGAGGCGCTGGCCATGCCCGAGGTGATGGCCGTCTACGTGCTGGCCGGCGGCGACGACTTCCTGCTGCACGTGGGTGCCGGCAGCATCGAGGACCTGCACTTCTTCCTGGTCGACAAGTTGAGCCGGCGTCGTGAGGTGATCAGCTTCCGTACCTCGACGATCTTCCGGCACGCCCGGAACCAGACCCTGACCCGCCTGCGGTGA
- a CDS encoding TetR/AcrR family transcriptional regulator, whose product MPSADRRLQPRREPRQVRAELTRERILTAAAHVFAEHGYAAGTTNRIAERARISIGSLYQYFPNKDAILAQLLIRHIDRGSWTGADRLDLAPGTLRETVRALVRDAIDSHSEDPQLLRIMIEEAPLSQDLLDAIDRHGRVRTAQIRDLLTRHPDVHVGDVGTAADLILFTIEMNTHKLMAAPGSVPVETFATELVDMVTRYLRGD is encoded by the coding sequence ATGCCGTCGGCCGACCGCCGCCTTCAACCACGTCGCGAGCCCCGTCAGGTCCGCGCGGAGCTCACCAGAGAGCGCATCCTGACCGCGGCTGCTCACGTTTTCGCCGAGCACGGGTACGCCGCCGGCACCACCAACCGCATCGCCGAGCGGGCCCGGATCTCGATCGGCTCGCTGTACCAGTACTTCCCGAACAAGGACGCGATCCTCGCCCAGTTGCTGATCCGCCACATCGACCGCGGGAGCTGGACCGGGGCCGACCGGCTCGACCTGGCCCCGGGCACCCTCCGGGAAACGGTCCGGGCCCTGGTCCGCGACGCGATCGACAGCCACAGCGAGGACCCGCAGCTGTTGCGCATCATGATCGAGGAGGCGCCGCTGTCCCAGGACCTCCTCGACGCCATCGACAGGCACGGCCGGGTCCGTACCGCCCAGATCCGTGACCTGCTCACCCGGCACCCGGACGTCCACGTCGGCGACGTCGGCACGGCGGCCGACCTGATCCTGTTCACCATCGAGATGAACACCCACAAGCTGATGGCCGCACCCGGTTCGGTGCCGGTCGAGACGTTCGCCACCGAACTGGTCGACATGGTGACCCGCTACCTGCGCGGCGACTGA
- a CDS encoding helix-turn-helix transcriptional regulator, whose protein sequence is MTVVVGVDGSGRTHRLRMLAATASGPVTWFTAPPVPDDRLVLVDDAHRLDPSALKILAAAARAGTPVAIARRPTITGPELAELDEAASADGVELLAPLDRDGVARLVATVTGRPVSPEVATAVFEASGGLPALAVALATTPAGVPPVLLARVQRRFALLEPAAASAARILALRLDLTDHLIATACGIEPPELAEIIRTLRDEGLLAATPAPSGAPAPSGGSASSGGAASPDGSASPGGERLIPVVAEAIMAELSGAERRRVHDVVAGAMIAVGADPVVAAGQLRAARAMTPTAAAVYRDAAERLRFTDPTIALGWYEDAADAGADPAGVLPGRAEAALLLGLPVDLDDLTPADSFPPAATARLSLVAGVVAAHDGRAARAADLLLAAPAPGPTLAIPFLIGVGRAAEASGPRGGATTGLVRFAEQAATGVARTAEGTPGGLARFAEQAPASVARWGEGTPAGLVRFAEGVVAAGEPEVALPLIIEAAEAVERSSVQVVLPDTPHAIGAILAVAAGDVGSAEHLLERARAAGVGGPVAEVRHRLLLAWARMRAGRYETALDELRRSGGETAGRDRLLRAALAAGIARRRGDIAGLRDAWTGVEPLLARRAVDLWQVEAIEELAVAAARLRRLHRVTPILELLDQVVAGLGRPPTWQIALDWIHLQTAVAADDPAAAAEVAARLAAVDATVDAPARARALAVSAQRWAEVLAGVVDLAAVLAATEDLQAAELPWEASRLAGQAAIRTTDGLAARRLLERARELSEPEPEGPGGGGLSEREVTVARLVLAGSTHREIGAQLYISPKTVEHHVARIRAKVGANSRAELLAVLRELLDA, encoded by the coding sequence GTGACGGTCGTGGTCGGGGTGGACGGCTCCGGGCGTACCCATCGGCTGCGCATGCTCGCCGCGACCGCGAGCGGGCCGGTCACCTGGTTCACCGCACCGCCGGTCCCGGACGATCGTCTGGTCCTGGTCGACGACGCGCACCGGCTCGACCCGTCGGCCCTGAAGATCCTCGCCGCCGCCGCCCGTGCGGGCACGCCGGTGGCGATCGCCCGCCGCCCCACGATCACCGGCCCCGAGTTGGCCGAACTCGACGAGGCCGCCTCCGCCGACGGCGTCGAACTCCTGGCCCCGCTGGATCGTGACGGGGTCGCGCGCCTGGTCGCCACCGTGACCGGCCGCCCGGTGTCACCCGAGGTCGCCACGGCGGTGTTCGAGGCCTCGGGCGGCCTTCCCGCGCTCGCCGTCGCGCTGGCGACCACACCCGCGGGCGTTCCGCCGGTGTTGCTGGCCCGGGTCCAGCGCCGATTCGCCCTCCTGGAGCCGGCGGCCGCCTCCGCCGCCCGGATCCTGGCGCTGCGCCTCGACCTGACCGACCACCTGATCGCCACCGCCTGCGGCATCGAGCCGCCGGAGCTGGCCGAGATCATCCGAACGCTCCGCGACGAGGGCCTGCTGGCCGCCACCCCCGCGCCGTCGGGTGCCCCCGCGCCGTCGGGCGGCTCGGCGTCGTCGGGTGGTGCGGCTTCGCCGGACGGCTCGGCTTCGCCGGGTGGGGAGCGGCTGATTCCGGTGGTCGCCGAGGCGATCATGGCGGAGTTGTCTGGTGCGGAACGTCGACGGGTCCATGACGTGGTGGCCGGTGCGATGATCGCCGTCGGTGCCGATCCGGTTGTCGCGGCGGGCCAGCTCCGGGCGGCCCGCGCGATGACACCGACCGCGGCCGCCGTCTACCGGGACGCGGCGGAGCGGTTGCGCTTCACCGATCCCACGATCGCCCTCGGCTGGTACGAGGACGCGGCCGACGCCGGAGCCGACCCGGCCGGTGTGCTCCCGGGACGAGCCGAGGCCGCCCTGCTCCTGGGCCTGCCGGTGGATCTCGACGACCTGACCCCGGCCGATTCGTTCCCGCCCGCCGCCACCGCCCGATTGTCCCTGGTGGCCGGGGTCGTGGCAGCCCACGACGGCCGCGCCGCCCGGGCCGCCGACCTCCTACTCGCCGCTCCGGCTCCCGGCCCGACCCTGGCGATCCCATTCCTGATCGGAGTCGGTCGCGCCGCCGAAGCTTCCGGACCGCGAGGGGGAGCGACGACGGGACTCGTCCGGTTCGCTGAGCAGGCGGCGACCGGCGTTGCGCGAACGGCCGAGGGGACGCCGGGCGGACTTGCGCGGTTCGCTGAGCAGGCGCCGGCAAGCGTCGCCCGATGGGGTGAGGGGACGCCGGCGGGACTCGTGCGGTTCGCTGAGGGGGTGGTCGCCGCGGGGGAGCCCGAGGTCGCGCTGCCGCTGATCATCGAGGCGGCGGAGGCGGTCGAGCGCAGTTCGGTGCAGGTCGTGCTGCCGGACACGCCGCATGCGATCGGGGCGATCCTGGCGGTCGCCGCCGGGGACGTCGGGTCGGCCGAACATCTGCTGGAGCGGGCCCGGGCGGCCGGCGTCGGCGGGCCGGTCGCCGAGGTGCGGCACCGGCTTCTGCTGGCCTGGGCGCGGATGCGGGCCGGTCGGTACGAGACCGCGCTGGACGAGCTGCGCCGGTCCGGTGGGGAGACGGCCGGGCGGGACCGGCTGCTGCGGGCCGCCCTCGCCGCCGGGATCGCCCGGCGGCGTGGCGACATCGCCGGGCTGCGCGACGCCTGGACCGGTGTGGAACCGCTGCTCGCGCGTCGGGCCGTCGATCTCTGGCAGGTGGAGGCGATCGAGGAGCTCGCGGTCGCGGCGGCCCGGCTGCGGCGCCTTCATCGGGTCACCCCGATCCTCGAACTGCTCGATCAGGTGGTCGCCGGGCTCGGCCGCCCACCCACCTGGCAGATCGCCCTCGACTGGATCCACCTGCAGACCGCCGTCGCCGCCGACGACCCGGCCGCCGCCGCCGAGGTCGCCGCCCGACTGGCCGCGGTCGACGCCACCGTCGACGCGCCGGCCCGGGCTCGGGCGCTGGCCGTCTCCGCTCAGCGGTGGGCCGAGGTCCTGGCCGGCGTGGTGGACCTCGCGGCGGTACTGGCCGCCACCGAGGACCTGCAGGCGGCGGAACTGCCCTGGGAGGCGTCCCGGCTGGCCGGGCAGGCGGCCATCCGTACCACTGATGGGCTTGCCGCCCGCCGCCTGCTGGAACGTGCCCGCGAACTGTCCGAACCGGAGCCCGAAGGGCCCGGCGGTGGGGGCCTGTCCGAGCGTGAGGTGACCGTGGCCCGGCTGGTGCTCGCCGGGAGCACGCACCGGGAGATCGGCGCTCAGCTCTACATCTCGCCGAAGACCGTCGAGCACCATGTGGCCCGGATCCGGGCGAAGGTCGGCGCCAACTCCCGGGCCGAACTGCTGGCCGTTCTGCGGGAGCTGCTGGACGCCTGA
- a CDS encoding CBS domain-containing protein, giving the protein MRIWHVSDVMTSDVVTVGPATPYREVVALLAAYRINAVPVVDADRRVLGVVSESDLLRKIEYAGSDRPQWFEIRGRAARRKAGALTAGELMTAPAEVVLATTGIRTAARRMDEAHVKQLPVEDLLGRLVGIVSRSDLLKEHLRHDDDILVDVRAAVHEATLTERDGKVDAVVERGQVTLTGRVERWSTAILAERLVRLVAGVVFVDSRVAFDVDDHDLADPAPAYFVA; this is encoded by the coding sequence ATGAGGATCTGGCATGTCAGTGACGTGATGACCAGCGATGTCGTCACGGTCGGCCCGGCGACGCCCTACCGGGAGGTGGTCGCTCTGCTGGCGGCCTACCGGATCAACGCGGTCCCGGTGGTCGACGCCGATCGGCGCGTCCTCGGGGTGGTGTCCGAGTCGGACCTGCTCCGCAAGATCGAATATGCGGGGTCGGACCGCCCGCAGTGGTTCGAGATCCGTGGACGGGCCGCACGCCGCAAGGCCGGCGCCCTGACCGCGGGTGAGTTGATGACCGCGCCCGCCGAGGTGGTCCTGGCCACGACCGGCATTCGGACCGCCGCCCGCCGGATGGACGAGGCACACGTCAAGCAGCTGCCGGTGGAGGACCTGCTGGGCCGCCTGGTCGGCATCGTGAGTCGCAGCGACCTGCTCAAGGAACATCTGCGCCACGACGACGACATCCTGGTCGACGTGCGGGCCGCGGTGCACGAGGCCACCCTCACCGAACGCGACGGCAAGGTCGACGCGGTGGTCGAACGCGGCCAGGTCACCCTGACCGGCCGGGTCGAGCGCTGGTCCACCGCGATCCTCGCCGAGCGCCTGGTCCGCCTGGTCGCCGGGGTGGTCTTCGTGGACTCCCGGGTCGCCTTCGACGTCGACGACCACGACCTGGCCGATCCGGCCCCCGCCTACTTCGTGGCGTGA
- a CDS encoding 2Fe-2S iron-sulfur cluster-binding protein, producing MSWGNESQLTTVDEVEALIGRAPAPVLRKQIDALDEGCRAVLAHSPIAAFGYRDVDGTSTTAFVGGRPGFARLLSPTRITFAVPPGARGPASLFFLLPGVGEVLRVNGTVTGDVLGVEEAFVHCAQAVLRSRLWSPPPPVGPDSAVPADGPLSRPGVASFLAAAPFLALSTWDGAGGSDTSPRGDQGSVARVVDGCTLLIADRRGNKRADALHNLMSDDRLSLAALVPGRTDVLHLRGRGAVTTDPERLRSLALRGSPPHAALLIDVEHAELSTGGAVVGARLWSPGAHVRPGAAPDLMMLAGEHLAANTAPRFVLTAVRAVPGLGRLLRRVMNRAYRSGLRKEGYADGVLREVRVAEVRRETPSVVTVVLADGRPFDFRPGQFFTVVTEVDGRPVRRAYSASSAAGADRLEVTVKLVDGGLFSTYVHRRLRVGDRLALRGPSGTFHPRSPAEIVLVAGGSGITPMMSMIRSRLAGPDRGRIALLYSSRDDTEIIFRAELDRLAGAHPDRLSIRHVSTRRNGRLDAAGIRGWVTGLVPGPEAHYFVCGPEALTDTVRSTLTGLGVPDRLVHSERFHSGPEAVTTEPQEMTVTENGRVIGTAVVAPGQTLLEAGLDAGLALPYSCTVGGCGSCTVQLTGGDVTRTEPDGTVLACVSCPLSAVTLDIRR from the coding sequence GTGAGCTGGGGAAATGAAAGTCAACTGACCACCGTCGACGAGGTCGAGGCGTTGATCGGCCGGGCGCCGGCACCGGTGCTGCGCAAACAGATCGACGCACTCGACGAGGGCTGCCGAGCGGTGCTGGCGCACAGCCCGATCGCGGCGTTCGGCTACCGCGACGTCGACGGGACGAGCACCACCGCGTTCGTCGGCGGCCGGCCCGGGTTCGCGCGGCTGCTGTCGCCGACCCGGATCACCTTCGCCGTCCCACCGGGTGCGCGGGGGCCGGCCTCCCTGTTCTTCCTGCTCCCCGGGGTCGGTGAGGTCCTGCGCGTCAACGGCACGGTCACCGGCGACGTCCTCGGTGTCGAGGAGGCGTTCGTGCACTGCGCGCAAGCCGTCCTACGGTCCCGGCTCTGGTCGCCGCCGCCCCCGGTGGGCCCGGACTCCGCGGTGCCGGCCGACGGTCCGCTGAGCCGCCCCGGGGTGGCGTCCTTCCTCGCCGCCGCACCGTTCCTGGCCCTCTCCACCTGGGACGGCGCGGGCGGCAGCGACACCAGCCCACGCGGCGATCAGGGCTCGGTGGCCCGGGTCGTCGACGGCTGTACCCTGCTGATCGCCGACCGCAGGGGCAACAAACGCGCCGACGCGCTGCACAACCTGATGAGCGACGACCGGCTCTCGCTGGCCGCGCTGGTCCCGGGCCGCACCGACGTGCTGCACCTGCGCGGCCGGGGAGCCGTCACCACCGACCCGGAGCGGCTACGGTCTCTGGCGTTGCGCGGCTCGCCACCGCATGCCGCGCTGCTCATCGACGTCGAGCACGCCGAACTGAGCACCGGCGGCGCGGTGGTCGGCGCTCGGCTGTGGTCACCCGGGGCGCACGTCCGGCCGGGTGCCGCACCGGATCTGATGATGCTGGCCGGCGAGCATCTCGCGGCCAACACCGCACCCCGGTTCGTGCTCACCGCCGTCCGGGCCGTCCCGGGACTGGGCCGGCTGCTGCGGCGGGTGATGAACCGCGCCTACCGTTCCGGACTACGCAAGGAGGGGTACGCCGACGGCGTCCTGCGGGAGGTCCGGGTCGCCGAGGTCCGCCGGGAGACACCGAGTGTGGTCACCGTGGTGCTGGCGGACGGCCGGCCGTTCGACTTCCGGCCCGGCCAATTCTTCACCGTCGTGACCGAGGTGGACGGCCGTCCGGTGCGCCGTGCCTACTCCGCCTCGTCGGCGGCCGGCGCCGACCGGTTGGAGGTGACCGTCAAACTCGTCGACGGCGGGCTGTTCTCCACGTACGTACACCGTAGGCTGCGGGTCGGGGACCGGCTGGCGCTGCGCGGCCCGTCCGGCACCTTCCATCCGCGGTCTCCGGCCGAGATCGTGCTGGTCGCGGGTGGTAGTGGGATCACCCCGATGATGAGCATGATCCGCAGCCGGCTCGCCGGCCCGGATCGCGGCCGGATCGCTCTGCTCTACAGCAGCCGCGACGACACGGAGATCATCTTCAGGGCCGAGCTGGACCGGCTCGCCGGAGCGCACCCGGACCGGCTGTCGATCAGGCACGTGTCGACGCGCCGGAACGGCCGCCTCGACGCCGCGGGCATCCGCGGTTGGGTGACCGGGCTGGTTCCGGGGCCGGAGGCCCACTACTTCGTCTGCGGGCCCGAGGCGCTCACCGACACCGTCCGGAGCACCCTGACCGGCCTGGGCGTCCCCGACCGGCTGGTGCACAGCGAGCGTTTCCACAGCGGGCCGGAGGCCGTGACGACCGAGCCTCAGGAGATGACCGTGACCGAGAACGGGCGTGTCATCGGTACGGCGGTGGTGGCGCCCGGGCAGACGCTGCTGGAGGCGGGGCTCGACGCCGGGTTGGCACTGCCGTACTCCTGTACGGTCGGTGGCTGCGGCTCCTGCACCGTCCAGCTGACCGGCGGCGACGTCACCCGCACCGAGCCGGACGGCACCGTACTGGCCTGTGTGAGCTGCCCGCTCTCGGCGGTGACACTCGACATCAGGCGGTGA
- a CDS encoding dynamin family protein, with amino-acid sequence MADVAKAVNVIELALRACTAYDRPDTAARLTAAKESLADPVLHVVVAGEFKQGKSSLVNALVGATVCAVDDDVATAVPTYVRHGAKPEAALLYEPGRREPIPVADVRRHVLENSDTDRVSGVEIRIPRKILAGGLVLVDTPGVGGLGSPHAAASLAAVSMADAVLFVTGAAQELTRSEVDFLQRARALCPVVACVVTKTDFYPAWRRIRDLNEQHLAAHCPMPLMPVSSALRSRAVKANDTALNTESGFTGLVKFLTDRIGASAADRLVKDAAAEVLALCDQLDGRFQAERAALADPEAAARVVRELTGVKDRVESLKSAAAKWNQTLSDGITDLTSDIDHDLRARVRVVIAEADTAIEAGDPADTWPEMEAWMQSRMANELLANYELLRIRASELGLRVGDHFHEASTMIMRRPSVTDPTPMASVADFQHKIDLERMRITKQAMVALKSAYGGALMFIILGSMIGVSLGPIGIGIGLVMGHRGLRDEKKRQIQKRRGEARNAIRRYCDEVSFVANKDSRDTLRRVQRQLRDHYSGLAEELNRANAQALTSAADAAKRTQADRDKRLKDVDAELARIQQLRQRAEAVAK; translated from the coding sequence GTGGCCGACGTCGCGAAGGCGGTCAACGTCATCGAGCTGGCACTGCGAGCCTGTACGGCGTACGACCGCCCCGACACGGCCGCCCGGCTGACCGCCGCCAAGGAGTCCCTCGCCGACCCGGTCCTGCACGTGGTCGTCGCCGGCGAGTTCAAACAGGGCAAGAGTTCCCTGGTCAACGCCCTGGTCGGCGCGACCGTCTGCGCGGTCGACGACGATGTGGCCACGGCGGTCCCGACCTACGTGCGGCACGGTGCGAAACCCGAGGCGGCCCTGCTGTACGAGCCGGGCCGCCGAGAGCCGATCCCGGTGGCCGACGTCCGCAGGCACGTGCTGGAGAACAGCGACACCGACCGGGTGTCGGGTGTCGAGATCCGCATCCCCCGCAAGATCCTCGCCGGCGGCCTGGTCCTGGTCGACACCCCGGGTGTCGGCGGACTGGGCTCGCCGCACGCCGCGGCCAGCCTGGCCGCCGTGTCGATGGCCGACGCGGTCCTGTTCGTCACCGGCGCCGCCCAGGAGCTGACCCGCAGCGAGGTCGACTTCCTGCAACGCGCCCGGGCGCTGTGCCCGGTGGTGGCGTGCGTCGTCACCAAGACCGACTTCTACCCGGCGTGGCGGCGCATCCGGGACCTCAACGAGCAACACCTGGCCGCGCACTGCCCGATGCCGCTGATGCCGGTGTCGTCGGCGCTGCGGTCGCGGGCGGTGAAGGCGAACGACACCGCGCTGAACACCGAGTCCGGCTTCACCGGGCTGGTCAAGTTCCTCACCGACCGGATCGGCGCGTCGGCCGCCGACCGCCTGGTCAAGGACGCCGCCGCCGAGGTGCTCGCGCTCTGCGACCAGCTCGACGGCCGGTTCCAGGCCGAACGCGCCGCGCTCGCCGACCCGGAGGCCGCGGCCCGGGTGGTCCGCGAACTGACCGGCGTCAAGGACCGGGTCGAGTCCCTGAAGAGCGCCGCCGCCAAATGGAACCAGACGCTCAGCGACGGCATCACCGACCTCACCTCCGACATCGACCACGACCTGCGGGCCCGCGTCCGCGTGGTGATCGCCGAGGCGGACACCGCGATCGAGGCGGGCGACCCGGCCGACACCTGGCCGGAGATGGAGGCGTGGATGCAGTCCCGAATGGCCAACGAGCTGCTCGCCAACTACGAGCTGCTGCGTATCCGGGCCAGTGAGCTCGGGCTGCGGGTCGGCGACCACTTCCACGAGGCGTCCACCATGATCATGCGCCGGCCGTCGGTGACCGACCCGACGCCGATGGCCAGCGTCGCCGACTTCCAGCACAAGATCGACCTGGAGCGGATGCGGATCACCAAGCAGGCCATGGTCGCGTTGAAGAGCGCGTACGGCGGCGCGCTGATGTTCATCATCCTGGGCAGCATGATCGGCGTCTCGCTCGGCCCGATCGGCATCGGCATCGGGCTGGTGATGGGCCACCGCGGCCTGCGCGACGAGAAGAAACGCCAGATCCAGAAACGCCGCGGCGAGGCCCGCAACGCGATCCGCCGCTACTGCGACGAGGTCAGCTTCGTGGCGAACAAGGACTCCCGCGACACCCTGCGCCGGGTGCAACGCCAACTGCGCGACCACTATAGCGGCCTCGCCGAGGAACTCAACCGGGCCAACGCCCAGGCTTTGACCAGCGCCGCCGACGCCGCCAAACGCACCCAGGCCGACCGGGACAAGCGCCTCAAGGACGTGGACGCCGAACTCGCCCGCATCCAGCAGCTGCGGCAGCGCGCCGAAGCGGTGGCCAAGTGA
- a CDS encoding maleylpyruvate isomerase family mycothiol-dependent enzyme, giving the protein MSTKLDLPELLRLIDERSAAFTAVIAAAPSLDVRVPSCPDWTLADLAQHLGEGRHRWAATVAAGPADSRPEKSEWNTSDAPRDGAELSAWLTEATERLTGVLREAGPDRVCWTWWGDSQSPSTSGAVARHQLQELAVHTYDAQLAVGDPQPLPEVVALDGVDEFLSTCVAVSSPWPHDPAVVEYRTTEGPSWCLRLTADGARADRLPAAADVTAETSASDLVLTFYGRKPVDALKLDGDRRVLDQLVAWEPE; this is encoded by the coding sequence GTGTCGACGAAACTTGATCTTCCCGAACTGCTCCGCCTGATCGACGAGCGGTCGGCCGCGTTCACCGCCGTCATCGCCGCCGCGCCTAGCCTGGACGTGCGGGTGCCGTCCTGCCCGGACTGGACGCTGGCCGATCTGGCCCAGCACCTCGGTGAAGGGCGGCACCGTTGGGCCGCGACCGTGGCCGCCGGTCCCGCCGACTCCCGCCCGGAGAAGTCCGAGTGGAACACCTCGGACGCCCCGCGGGACGGCGCGGAGCTGTCCGCCTGGCTGACCGAGGCGACCGAGCGGCTGACCGGGGTGCTGCGCGAGGCCGGCCCGGACCGCGTCTGCTGGACCTGGTGGGGCGACTCGCAGTCACCGTCGACCAGCGGCGCCGTCGCCCGGCACCAGCTGCAGGAACTCGCGGTGCACACGTACGACGCACAGCTTGCCGTGGGTGACCCGCAGCCGCTGCCGGAGGTGGTCGCTCTCGACGGTGTCGACGAGTTCCTGAGCACCTGCGTCGCGGTGTCGAGCCCGTGGCCGCACGACCCGGCCGTGGTCGAGTACCGCACCACCGAGGGTCCGTCGTGGTGTCTGCGCCTGACGGCCGACGGCGCCCGCGCCGACCGGCTGCCGGCCGCCGCCGACGTGACGGCCGAGACCTCGGCCAGTGACCTGGTGTTGACGTTCTACGGCCGCAAGCCGGTCGACGCCCTCAAGCTCGACGGTGACCGTCGGGTCCTCGATCAGCTGGTGGCCTGGGAACCGGAGTAG
- a CDS encoding Glu/Leu/Phe/Val dehydrogenase dimerization domain-containing protein: protein MDRTQLTHEEVRIARGTRTGVAVAVAVHSTARGPAIGGVRIKPYPSWRDGVDDVLRLSEAMTMKCALAELDHGGGKTVAVLPPGGWDPRRRTDLITDIAEAIDGFDGRYRCGPDIGSTPDDMSLIHRLARGYAFCRPESEGGSGNSSAATARGVVAALRAGLRHRHGDDRVTGRRIGLIGFGHVGRLVAGDLVASGATVLVTDVDTGLAGPVERSGARWSTADLLTEELDVLVPAATGGLLTDRVARDCRAALIVGPANNQLADDTVDRVLHERGITWVPDVLASIGGIVHAVSREEAGLDDTATDARVDRIGERTAALLTYATDHRITPLAAARRMAGSTPVPRPPADRGPDGHRRA from the coding sequence ATGGACCGAACACAGCTGACTCATGAGGAAGTCCGGATCGCCCGCGGCACACGCACCGGGGTGGCCGTCGCGGTTGCGGTGCACTCCACCGCACGGGGCCCGGCGATCGGCGGGGTGCGGATCAAGCCGTACCCGTCCTGGCGCGACGGCGTCGACGACGTGCTGCGCCTGTCCGAGGCGATGACGATGAAATGCGCGCTGGCCGAGCTGGATCACGGCGGCGGCAAGACGGTGGCGGTGCTGCCGCCGGGTGGCTGGGATCCACGACGGCGTACCGACCTGATCACCGACATCGCCGAGGCGATCGACGGGTTCGACGGGCGCTACCGGTGCGGGCCGGACATCGGCTCGACCCCGGACGACATGTCGCTGATCCACCGGCTGGCCCGCGGCTACGCGTTCTGCCGGCCGGAATCCGAGGGCGGCAGCGGAAACTCGTCGGCGGCCACCGCCCGGGGAGTGGTCGCCGCGCTGCGGGCCGGGCTACGTCACCGGCACGGCGACGACCGCGTCACCGGCCGTCGGATCGGACTGATCGGATTCGGCCACGTCGGACGGCTCGTGGCCGGCGACCTCGTCGCCTCCGGTGCCACCGTCCTGGTCACCGACGTGGACACCGGGCTGGCCGGGCCGGTCGAGCGCTCCGGCGCCCGGTGGTCCACCGCCGATCTGCTCACCGAGGAACTGGACGTGCTCGTCCCGGCGGCGACCGGCGGCCTGCTGACCGACCGGGTCGCGCGGGACTGCCGGGCCGCCCTGATCGTCGGCCCGGCCAACAACCAGCTCGCCGACGACACCGTGGACCGGGTGCTGCACGAGCGCGGCATCACCTGGGTGCCGGACGTGCTGGCCTCGATCGGCGGCATCGTCCACGCCGTCTCCCGCGAGGAGGCCGGGCTGGACGACACCGCCACTGACGCCCGCGTCGACCGGATCGGTGAGCGGACCGCGGCCCTGCTCACCTACGCCACCGACCACCGGATCACCCCGCTGGCCGCCGCACGGCGGATGGCCGGTTCTACTCCGGTTCCCAGGCCACCAGCTGATCGAGGACCCGACGGTCACCGTCGAGCTTGA